The Erwinia billingiae Eb661 nucleotide sequence CAGCGAAACGTTTCGATGGCGATCACAATTTCGCGATTTGGCGGTTGTTTTCGCCCCTGCCTCTCTTAAACTCCGGATCAGCGAAACGTTTCGCTCTGGAGTGAAAGATGAAAAAAGGCACCTTACTGAATTCTGATATTTCGTCCGTGGTTTCCCGCCTCGGGCATACCGACAGCCTGACCATCGGCGATGCGGGCTTGCCAATTCCGGCCGGCCCTCAGCGTATCGATCTGGCGCTGACCCACGGTATTCCCAGCTTTCTGCAGGTGGTTCACACCGTGACCGAAGAGATGCAGGTAGAAAGTGCCATCATCGCGGAAGAGATCAAATCTCATAATCCCAAGCTTCACAGCGACCTGTTAGCCCTGCTCGACTTGCTGCAACAACATCAGGGAAACACCATCTCGATCCAGTACGTCACTCATCACCAGTTAAAACAGCAAACCCAGCGTAGTCAGGCCGTGATCCGCAGTGGGGAATGTTCCCCCTACGCGAATATCATCCTGACCGCTGGCGTGACCTTCTGAGGCCATGATGCAACCTTTACTGCAACTGCAAGGTATTGATAAATCCTTTCCCGGCGTGAAGGCGCTTTCCGGCGCGGCACTCTCGGTCTATCCGGGCAGAGTGATGGCGCTGGTCGGCGAAAATGGTGCCGGTAAATCCACCATGATGAAGGTGATGACCGGGATCTATCCGCGTGATGCGGGCCGCATCACCTGGCTGGGCAATGACGTCTCCTTCAACGGGCCAAAAGCGTCACAGGAAGCCGGCATTGGCATCATTCATCAGGAGCTGAATCTGATCCCACAGCTGAGCATTGCGGAAAACATCTTCCTCGGCCGTGAGTTTGTTAATGCGTTTGGCCGCATCCAGTGGAAGAAAATGCACGCCGAAGCCGACGTGCTGCTGAAAAAACTCAATCTGCGTTTTAGCAGCCACAGGCTGGTGGGCGATCTGTCGATCGGCGACCAGCAGATGGTCGAGATTGCTAAAGTGCTGAGTTATGAGTCGAAAGTGATCGTGATGGACGAACCCACCGATGCACTGACCGATACCGAAACCGCGTCGCTGTTCCGCGTGATCCGCGAGCTGAAGGCGCAGGGATGCGGCATTGTCTATATCTCGCACCGCATGAAGGAAATCTTCGAAATCTGCGATGACGTGACCATTTTCCGCGACGGACAGTTTATTGCCGAGCGGGCCGTGGAAAGCCTGGAAGAAGATTCGCTGATTGAAATGATGGTTGGCCGCAAGCTGGAAGAGCAATACCCGCGGCTGGATAAAGCGCCTGGTGAGGTTCGCCTCAAGGTGGAACATCTTACCGGGCCGGGCGTTGACGATATCAGCTTCACCCTGCGCAAAGGTGAAATTCTGGGTGTTGCCGGGCTGATGGGCGCGGGCCGTACCGAATTAATGAAGGTGTTATACGGCGCGATGCCGCGCAGCAGTGGCAGCGTACAGCTCGACGGCAAAAACGTCACCACGCGTTCGCCTGAAGAAGGGCTGAAAAACGGCCTCGTCTATATCTCTGAAGACCGTAAACGCGATGGACTGGTGCTGGGCATGTCGGTGAAAGAGAACATGTCTTTGACCGCGCTGGATTACTTCAGCCATAAAGGCGGACGCCTGAAGCACGCTGAAGAGCAGATGGCCGTTGGCGATTTTATTCAGCTTTTCAATGTGAAAACCCCGTCAATGGACCAGCCAATTGGGCTGCTGTCTGGCGGTAATCAACAGAAAGTCGCCATCGCTCGCGGTCTGATGACCCGGCCAAAAGTGTTGATCCTCGATGAGCCGACGCGCGGCGTCGATGTCGGGGCGAAGAAAGAAATTTATCAGTTAATCAATCAGTTCAAAGAAGAAGGGCTGAGCATCATCCTCGTCTCCTCTGAGATGCCTGAAGTGCTGGGTATGAGCGATCGCGTGCTGGTGATGCACGAAGGCCGCCTGAGCGGTGACTTCCCCATTGAACAAGCCACGCAGGAAGTCTTAATGGCGGCGGCGGTAGGCAAGCAACATAGCGTGGAGCTAGCAAAACTATGAGTACCCAAACCCTTCGTGCCAACCGCATCTTCAGCAAAAGCTGGCTGCTGGAGCAAAAATCGCTGATCGCCCTGATCGTGCTGATTGCCATTGTGTCGAGCCTCAGCCCGAACTTCTTCACCGTCAATAACCTGTTCAACATCCTGCAGCAGACGTCGGTCAACGCCATTATGGCGGTGGGCATGACGCTGGTGATCCTGACCTCGGGCATCGATCTTTCCGTGGGTTCATTGCTGGCATTGACCGGCGCGGTGGGCGCTTCGCTGGTGGGCCTGGAAGTGAATGCACTGGTCGCCGTGGCGGGATCGCTGGCATTGGGCGCGGCGATTGGCGCGCTGACCGGCACGATTGTCGCCAAGGGCAAGGTTCAGGCCTTTATCGCCACGCTGGTGATGATGTTGCTGTTGCGCGGCGTGACCATGGTTTATACCAACGGCAGCCCGGTGAACACCGGCTTTAATGACAATGCCGATCTGTTTGGCTGGTTCGGCATCGGCCGCCCGCTGGGCATCCCAACGCCGGTGTGGATTATGGCCATCGTCTTCTTCGCGGCCTGGTACATGCTGCATCACACGCGTCTGGGCCGTTATATCTATGCGCTGGGCGGCAATGAAGCGGCGACCCGTTTATCCGGCATCAGCGTCAGCCGCGTTAAAATCATCGTTTATGCCCTGTGCGGCATGCTGGCCGCGCTGGCAGGCACGATTGAAGTGGCGCGTCTCTCTTCGGCTCAGCCAACGGCGGGAACCGGCTATGAGCTGGATGCTATCGCGGCCGTGGTGCTCGGCGGTACCAGCCTGGCAGGCGGTAAAGGACGCATTATGGGAACCTTGATCGGTGCGCTGATCCTCGGCTTCCTGAATAACGGCCTCAACCTGCTCGGTGTTTCTTCTTACTACCAAATGATCGTCAAAGCTGTGGTGATACTGCTGGCGGTGCTGGTAGATAACAAAAGCAGTAAATAACTCTCCCCTACAGGAATTTATGATGAAAATGAAACTGACTGCACTTGCTGTTCTGCTCGGCGTAACCGTCAGCGCAAACGCGCTGGCAAAAGACACCATCGCGCTGGTGGTTTCCACACTGAATAACCCGTTCTTCGTCTCCTTAAAAGATGGCGCACAGAAAGAAGCGGATAAGCTGGGCTACAACCTGGTGGTGCTGGATTCACAGAACAACCCGGCGAAAGAGCTGGCTAACGTGCAGGACCTGACCGTTCGCGGCACCAAACTGCTGCTGATCAACCCTACCGATTCAGACGCGGTGGGCAATGCCGTGAAGATGGCGAACCAGGCGAATATCCCGGTGATCACCCTTGACCGCGTGGCTTCCCAGGGCAAAGTGGTGAGCCACGTCGCCTCGGATAACCGTTTCGGCGGTAAAATGGCCGGTGACTACATCGCCAAAAAACTGGGTGATAATGCCAAAATCATCGAGCTGGCCGGTATTGCCGGTACCTCGGCTGCCCGTGAACGTGGCGAAGGCTTCAAAACCGCGGCCGATGCGCACCACTTCCAGATCCTTGCCAGCCAGCCCGCTGATTTCGACCGCACTAAAGGCCTGAACGTGATGCAAAACCTGCTGACCGCGCATCCTGATGTGCAGGCCGTGTTCGCGCAGAATGATGAAATGGCGCTGGGCGCGATGCGTGCATTGCAAACCGCAGGCAAATCTGATGTTCTGGTGGTTGGCTTCGACGGCACCGCCGATGGCGTGAAGGCGGTTGAAGGTGGCAAGCTGGCCGCGACCGTGGCGCAGCAGCCAGAGCAGATCGGCGTTATCGGCGTGGATACCGCTGATAAAGTGCTGAAGGGCCAGAAGGTTCAGGCAATCAACCCGGTTGATCTGAAACTGGTCACTAAATAATTCAGCACGACACGCGCCACCTCCTGCAGGTGGCGCCTTTTTCTGGACGACACCCTGATGAAAACACCCGGTAAGCTGGCTGTCCTTGGCAGCATCAACGCAGATCACATCCTTAACCTGAACACCTTTCCTCGTCCCGGTGAAACGGTGATCGGCAAGCATTATCAAATCGCTTTCGGCGGCAAAGGGGCCAATCAGGCGGTCGCGGCCGGACGCAGCGGCGCTGACATCGCGTTTATCGCCTGTGTGGGTGAAGACGATATTGGTCAGCGTATTCGCGAGCAGCTGAATAAAGACAACATTGATGTTTCTCCTGTCGAAGTGATTGCGGGTGACTCCACCGGCGTGGCGCTGATTTTCGTCAATGCCGAAGGCGAAAACAGTATCGCCATCCATTCGGGTGCCAACGCGGCGTTGACGCCAGCCATCGTCATCAAGCACCAAAAAACGATCGCTGAGGCTGGCGCGTTACTGATGCAGCTTGAGTCTCCGCTTGATAGCGTGCTGGCGGCCGCCAAAATCGCCCATCAGCATCAGACCAAAGTGATCCTCAATCCCGCGCCTGCCACGCCGCTGTCCGATGAGCTGCTGGCGCTGGTGGATATGATCACCCCCAATGAAACCGAAGCCGAGATCCTGACGGGCGTCCATATCGACAGCGATGAGGATGCAGCCCGTGCGGCGGCGGTTCTGCATGATAAAGGCATCCACAGCGTGCTGATTACGCTGGGCAGTCGCGGCGTGTGGCTCAGTGAGCAGGGCGACGGGCAGCGCATTGCCGGCTTTAAGGTGGATGCGGTCGATACCATCGCCGCAGGCGATACCTTTAACGGCGCGTTGATTACCGCCTTACTGGACGAACAGCCGATGGCGCAGGCCGTGCGCTTTGCCCACGCCGCGGCCGCGATTTCAGTCACGCGATCCGGTGCGCAGCCTTCGGTGCCCTGGCGTCACGAGACCGACAGCTTCTTGCAGCAGCAGGGGTAGCACTTGGCCACCATGAAAGATGTCGCACGGCTGGCGGGCGTTTCAACGTCCACCGTTTCCCATGTGATCAACAACAACCGCTTTGTCAGTGACGCGGTGCGGGAAAAAGTGACCACGGCGATTTCGCAACTTAACTATGCGCCATCCGCCCTGGCACGAAGCCTGAAGCTTAATCAGACCCGCACCATCGGGATGCTGCTGACCGCCAGCAGCAACCCGTTCTATTCGGAAGTGGTGCGTGGCGTCGAAAGAAGCTGTTATGAGCGCGGCTACAGTCTGGTGCTGTGCAATACCGATGGCGACGAAAACCGCATGAACCGCAGTCTGGAGACGCTGTTGCAAAAGCGTGTCGACGGGCTGTTAATCATGTGTACCGAAAGCCATATTCCGTCGGTTGAGATCCTGACGCGCTATCCTTCTATCCCTTCCGTGATGATGGACTGGTCCCCTTTTGACGGTGGCAGCGACATTATTCAGGATAACTCGCTGCTGGGCGGCGAAATGGCCACCCGGCATCTTATCTCCCGGGGGTATACGCGTATTGCCTGTATCGCCGGACCGCAGGATAAAACGCCGGCCCGATTACGCCTTGAGGGATTTCATCAGGCGATGGAACAGGCGGGTTTACCGGTGCTGCCTGGCTATATCGTCGCTGGCGATCTGGAGTTTGAGGGCGGCTACAATGCGATGAACCAACTGCTGGCGCTCAACCCGCTGCCGCAGGCGGTGTTTACCAGCAACGATGCGATGGCGGTTGGGGTTTATCATGCGTTGTATCAGGCAGGACTGTCGGTGCCGCAGGACATTGCGGTGATCGGCTATGACGATATCGAGCTGGCCCGCTATATGACCCCGCCGCTGACCACCATCCATCAGCCGAAAGATGAACTGGGTGAGTTGGCCATTGATACGCTGCTGCATCGTCTGGCCGAGCCCGGTGGCAGCCAGCAACTGCTGGTGCTGACACCGGAACTGGTCGAGCGTGGATCCGTCGGGGAGCGTTAAGCGGCTTTCTTCTTTTTCTCCCGGTTGCTGATCAGATGCCTTCCGTCGCCGGGTTTCAACATCAAAAACACCGATCCTGAGATCACCGTGACCACACCCATCGTCAGGAACGTGGCATGGAAGTGCTGAACGGTGGTGCCATCAAAGTTTTCATAGAATCGCAGCACGGCGGCACTGACCGCCACCCCGAAGCTGATCGCCAGCTGTTGGGTCACGGCCAGCATACTGTTGCCGCTGCTGGCGTTGGCATCATTAAGATCCGCCAGTGTGATGGTGTTCATGGCGGTGAACTGTGTCGACATCCCCATCCCCAGAACAAACAGCGGCAGCAGGAGCACCAGCAGGCTCATCCCCGGCGTTTGTAAGGCGAAGCTGGCAACCAGCACGCCGATGATCACGCTAATCCATACCAGGGTTTTGCGGTAGCCAAACCAGCGCAGCACCTGCGTCACCATCGACTTGGCCATAATCGAACCTAACGCGGTCGGTGCCATCATGCAGCCTGCCAGGATCGCCGAGTAACCAAAGCCAACCTGCAGCATCAACGGCATCAGGAAAGGAATGCACCCCGTCCCGAGGCGTGCGGCGATATTGCCCAGTATGCCTACCGAGAAAGTGCGGGTTTTAAACATCGGCAACGGGATGAGCGGCGTAGGGTGGCGTCTTGCGTGCACTATATAGAGAAGAAGTAACAGAACGCCGCCCAGCGTGACCGCCAGCGCAATGCTGGTGGCAACGATCTTCTCGCCAAACAGCTCTATTCCGCTCGAAAGCAGCACCAGCCCAATCCCGAACAGCAAAAAGCCCAGGAAATCGAAGCGGCGGCGTGGCGTGGTGAAGTCCGGCATATATTTGCGGGCATAGATGATGCCGGCAATTCCCATCGGGATATTAATCAGGAAGATCCAGTGCCAGGTGGCATAGGTCACCAGCACGCCACCCAGCATCGGCCCCAGTACCGGGCCAATCAGTCCGGGCATGGTGACGAAATTGAGTACCGGCAGCAGCTCGCTCCGTGGGTAAGCCCTTAACAGGGCAAGGCGTGCTACCGGCATCATCATCGCGCCGCCGACACCCTGCACCACCCTGAAAGCAACCAGTGAGGTTAACGACCCCGAGAGTGCGCAGGCGAGAGAGCCGAGGGTAAACAGTGAGACAGCGACGATAAAGACTTTGCGGGTGCCGTAGCGATCGGCCAGCCAGCCGCTGACGGGAATAAGCAGGGCAACCGTTAAGGTGTAGCTGATGACGGCGGACTGCATCGCCAGCGGAGAGCGGTTGAGACTTTGGGCGATTGCGGGAAGGGCGGTGTTCAGTATCGTGGCATCCAGCGCCTGCATAAAGAAGGCCATGGCGGCGATCCACGGAAGTCCGGCCATACTGCGCGCGGATTTTATCATTTAGCATCCTTTTTAATGTTCAATGCTGGCAGGGCAAACCTGCAATGCATAAAGAATAGCATCAGCTGACCTGGTTACAGGAAGGGCAAAAGGGCTTTTAAAGGCCATTTAGCTGCTAAAAACAGCGTAAGACGGGTGTTTTTTCACCTTTTGGTGAAAAAAGAGGCGGTCAGATCTTTTTTGTTGAGAAACACTTGCGGCCTTCCAGGAATTCCCTATAATGCGCCTCCACTGACACGGAACAACGGCTTACGAGTCACCGGGTCAGAGGTTCAGGAAGCTGAATCGCCGGAGAAAAACTTCCCAAAAAGAAGTTGACTCTGAAGGAGGAAAGCGTAATATACGCCACCTCGCAGTAAGGCGCTAAGGCACTTACCGCAACGCTCTTTAACAATTTATCAGACAATCTGTGTGGGCACTCGCAGGATTGATATCAGCGCCGCAGGGCGCAAAAAAATATCAAGCCTTAAGAGTGAACACATAATGAAATTCATTATGACGTTTTACACTTGAGCACCGCTGAACTTGTTTCAGCAAATCGAACTTTTAATTGAAGAGTTTGATCATGGCTCAGATTGAACGCTGGCGGCAGGCCTAACACATGCAAGTCGAACGGTAGCACAGAGAGCTTGCTCTCGGGTGACGAGTGGCGGACGGGTGAGTAATGTCTGGGAAACTGCCTGATGGAGGGGGATAACTACTGGAAACGGTAGCTAATACCGCATAACGTCTTCGGACCAAAGTGGGGGACCTTCGGGCCTCACACCATCGGATGTGCCCAGATGGGATTAGCTAGTAGGTGGGGTAATGGCTCACCTAGGCGACGATCCCTAGCTGGTCTGAGAGGATGACCAGCCACACTGGAACTGAGACACGGTCCAGACTCCTACGGGAGGCAGCAGTGGGGAATATTGCACAATGGGCGCAAGCCTGATGCAGCCATGCCGCGTGTATGAAGAAGGCCTTCGGGTTGTAAAGTACTTTCAGCGGGGAGGAAGGCGATAAGGTTAATAACCTTGTCGATTGACGTTACCCGCAGAAGAAGCACCGGCTAACTCCGTGCCAGCAGCCGCGGTAATACGGAGGGTGCAAGCGTTAATCGGAATTACTGGGCGTAAAGCGCACGCAGGCGGTCTGTCAAGTCAGATGTGAAATCCCCGGGCTTAACCTGGGAACTGCATTTGAAACTGGCAGGCTAGAGTCTTGTAGAGGGGGGTAGAATTCCAGGTGTAGCGGTGAAATGCGTAGAGATCTGGAGGAATACCGGTGGCGAAGGCGGCCCCCTGGACAAAGACTGACGCTCAGGTGCGAAAGCGTGGGGAGCAAACAGGATTAGATACCCTGGTAGTCCACGCCGTAAACGATGTCGACTTGGAGGTTGTGCCCTTGAGGCGTGGCTTCCGGAGCTAACGCGTTAAGTCGACCGCCTGGGGAGTACGGCCGCAAGGTTAAAACTCAAATGAATTGACGGGGGCCCGCACAAGCGGTGGAGCATGTGGTTTAATTCGATGCAACGCGAAGAACCTTACCTGGCCTTGACATCCACGGAATTCGGCAGAGATGCCTTAGTGCCTTCGGGAACCGTGAGACAGGTGCTGCATGGCTGTCGTCAGCTCGTGTTGTGAAATGTTGGGTTAAGTCCCGCAACGAGCGCAACCCTTATCCTTTGTTGCCAGCGAGTAATGTCGGGAACTCAAAGGAGACTGCCGGTGACAAACCGGAGGAAGGTGGGGATGACGTCAAGTCATCATGGCCCTTACGGCCAGGGCTACACACGTGCTACAATGGCGCATACAAAGAGAAGCGAACTCGCGAGAGCAAGCGGACCTCACAAAGTGCGTCGTAGTCCGGATCGGAGTCTGCAACTCGACTCCGTGAAGTCGGAATCGCTAGTAATCGTAGATCAGAATGCTACGGTGAATACGTTCCCGGGCCTTGTACACACCGCCCGTCACACCATGGGAGTGGGTTGCAAAAGAAGTAGGTAGCTTAACCTTCGGGAGGGCGCTTACCACTTTGTGATTCATGACTGGGGTGAAGTCGTAACAAGGTAACCGTAGGGGAACCTGCGGTTGGATCACCTCCTTACCTGAAGATACTCTCCCGCGTAGTGTCCACAACAGATTGTCTGATAGAAAACGTAATGAGCAACAGTAACAGAGTCCCCATCGTCTAGAGGCCCAGGACACTGCCCTTTCACGGCTGTAACAGGGGTTCGAATCCCCTTGGGGACGCCATCTCCTGATAATGAGTGAAAGACATTATCAACCCGTATCTCAAAACTGATTCTCTCCGCAAGGACGAGTCACGTTTGAGATATTTGCTCTTTAACAATCCGGAACAAGCTGAAAATTGAAACGACATGTCGTTTTCATTCTCCGTAATAAGAATGAAATCAACGATATGTTCGAGTCTCTCAAATGCTTACAACAGCAATGTGTCTTTCGGGACGCTTGTGGGTTGTGAGGTTAAGTGACTAAGCGTACACGGTGGATGCCTAGGCAGTCAGAGGCGATGAAGGGCGTGCTAATCTGCGATAAGCGTCGGTAAGGTGATATGAACCGCAATAACCGACGATACCCGAATGGGGAAACCCGGTGCACTTTGGTGCATCATTGCAACATGAATACATAGTGTTGCAAGGCGAACCTGGGGAACTGAAACATCTAAGTACCCAGAGGAAAAGAAATCAACCGAGATTCCCCCAGTAGCGGCGAGCGAACGGGGAACAGCCCAGAACCTGAATCAGTTTGTGCATTAGTGGAAGCGTCTGGAAAGTCGCAGGGTACAGGGTGATACTCCCGTACACAAAAATGCACTTGCTGTGAGTTCGATGAGTAGGGCGGGACACGTGACATCCTGTCTGAATATGGGGGGACCATCCTCCAAGGCTAAATACTCCTGACTGACCGATAGTGAACCAGTACCGTGAGGGAAAGGCGAAAAGAACCCCGGCGAGGGGAGTGAAACAGAACCTGAAACCGTGTACGTACAAGCAGTGGGAGCACCTTCGTGGTGTGACTGCGTACCTTTTGTATAATGGGTCAGCGACTTATATTCTGTAGCAAGGTTAACCGTATAGGGGAGCCGAAGGGAAACCGAGTCTTAACTGGGCGTTAAGTTGCAGGGTATAGACCCGAAACCCGGTGATCTAGCCATGGGCAGGTTGAAGGTTGGGTAACACTAACTGGAGGACCGAACCGACTAATGTTGAAAAATTAGCGGATGACTTGTGGCTGGGGGTGAAAGGCCAATCAAACCGGGAGATAGCTGGTTCTCCCCGAAAGC carries:
- the rbsR gene encoding ribose operon transcriptional repressor RbsR encodes the protein MATMKDVARLAGVSTSTVSHVINNNRFVSDAVREKVTTAISQLNYAPSALARSLKLNQTRTIGMLLTASSNPFYSEVVRGVERSCYERGYSLVLCNTDGDENRMNRSLETLLQKRVDGLLIMCTESHIPSVEILTRYPSIPSVMMDWSPFDGGSDIIQDNSLLGGEMATRHLISRGYTRIACIAGPQDKTPARLRLEGFHQAMEQAGLPVLPGYIVAGDLEFEGGYNAMNQLLALNPLPQAVFTSNDAMAVGVYHALYQAGLSVPQDIAVIGYDDIELARYMTPPLTTIHQPKDELGELAIDTLLHRLAEPGGSQQLLVLTPELVERGSVGER
- the rbsB gene encoding ribose ABC transporter substrate-binding protein RbsB, producing MKMKLTALAVLLGVTVSANALAKDTIALVVSTLNNPFFVSLKDGAQKEADKLGYNLVVLDSQNNPAKELANVQDLTVRGTKLLLINPTDSDAVGNAVKMANQANIPVITLDRVASQGKVVSHVASDNRFGGKMAGDYIAKKLGDNAKIIELAGIAGTSAARERGEGFKTAADAHHFQILASQPADFDRTKGLNVMQNLLTAHPDVQAVFAQNDEMALGAMRALQTAGKSDVLVVGFDGTADGVKAVEGGKLAATVAQQPEQIGVIGVDTADKVLKGQKVQAINPVDLKLVTK
- the rbsK gene encoding ribokinase, with the protein product MKTPGKLAVLGSINADHILNLNTFPRPGETVIGKHYQIAFGGKGANQAVAAGRSGADIAFIACVGEDDIGQRIREQLNKDNIDVSPVEVIAGDSTGVALIFVNAEGENSIAIHSGANAALTPAIVIKHQKTIAEAGALLMQLESPLDSVLAAAKIAHQHQTKVILNPAPATPLSDELLALVDMITPNETEAEILTGVHIDSDEDAARAAAVLHDKGIHSVLITLGSRGVWLSEQGDGQRIAGFKVDAVDTIAAGDTFNGALITALLDEQPMAQAVRFAHAAAAISVTRSGAQPSVPWRHETDSFLQQQG
- the rbsD gene encoding D-ribose pyranase translates to MKKGTLLNSDISSVVSRLGHTDSLTIGDAGLPIPAGPQRIDLALTHGIPSFLQVVHTVTEEMQVESAIIAEEIKSHNPKLHSDLLALLDLLQQHQGNTISIQYVTHHQLKQQTQRSQAVIRSGECSPYANIILTAGVTF
- the rbsC gene encoding ribose ABC transporter permease codes for the protein MSTQTLRANRIFSKSWLLEQKSLIALIVLIAIVSSLSPNFFTVNNLFNILQQTSVNAIMAVGMTLVILTSGIDLSVGSLLALTGAVGASLVGLEVNALVAVAGSLALGAAIGALTGTIVAKGKVQAFIATLVMMLLLRGVTMVYTNGSPVNTGFNDNADLFGWFGIGRPLGIPTPVWIMAIVFFAAWYMLHHTRLGRYIYALGGNEAATRLSGISVSRVKIIVYALCGMLAALAGTIEVARLSSAQPTAGTGYELDAIAAVVLGGTSLAGGKGRIMGTLIGALILGFLNNGLNLLGVSSYYQMIVKAVVILLAVLVDNKSSK
- the mdtD gene encoding multidrug transporter subunit MdtD encodes the protein MIKSARSMAGLPWIAAMAFFMQALDATILNTALPAIAQSLNRSPLAMQSAVISYTLTVALLIPVSGWLADRYGTRKVFIVAVSLFTLGSLACALSGSLTSLVAFRVVQGVGGAMMMPVARLALLRAYPRSELLPVLNFVTMPGLIGPVLGPMLGGVLVTYATWHWIFLINIPMGIAGIIYARKYMPDFTTPRRRFDFLGFLLFGIGLVLLSSGIELFGEKIVATSIALAVTLGGVLLLLLYIVHARRHPTPLIPLPMFKTRTFSVGILGNIAARLGTGCIPFLMPLMLQVGFGYSAILAGCMMAPTALGSIMAKSMVTQVLRWFGYRKTLVWISVIIGVLVASFALQTPGMSLLVLLLPLFVLGMGMSTQFTAMNTITLADLNDANASSGNSMLAVTQQLAISFGVAVSAAVLRFYENFDGTTVQHFHATFLTMGVVTVISGSVFLMLKPGDGRHLISNREKKKKAA
- the rbsA gene encoding ribose ABC transporter ATP-binding protein RbsA, with translation MQPLLQLQGIDKSFPGVKALSGAALSVYPGRVMALVGENGAGKSTMMKVMTGIYPRDAGRITWLGNDVSFNGPKASQEAGIGIIHQELNLIPQLSIAENIFLGREFVNAFGRIQWKKMHAEADVLLKKLNLRFSSHRLVGDLSIGDQQMVEIAKVLSYESKVIVMDEPTDALTDTETASLFRVIRELKAQGCGIVYISHRMKEIFEICDDVTIFRDGQFIAERAVESLEEDSLIEMMVGRKLEEQYPRLDKAPGEVRLKVEHLTGPGVDDISFTLRKGEILGVAGLMGAGRTELMKVLYGAMPRSSGSVQLDGKNVTTRSPEEGLKNGLVYISEDRKRDGLVLGMSVKENMSLTALDYFSHKGGRLKHAEEQMAVGDFIQLFNVKTPSMDQPIGLLSGGNQQKVAIARGLMTRPKVLILDEPTRGVDVGAKKEIYQLINQFKEEGLSIILVSSEMPEVLGMSDRVLVMHEGRLSGDFPIEQATQEVLMAAAVGKQHSVELAKL